Proteins co-encoded in one Opitutus terrae PB90-1 genomic window:
- a CDS encoding alpha-L-arabinofuranosidase C-terminal domain-containing protein, producing MKTPLLRLASLLLLAPLGAFAATATIKVDIDHAIAPVDPRIYGVFMEPIGFNRPEMKFNTLYGPLYDPKSPLADEHGFRKDMLDAARELQLTQMRWPGGNFVAGYDWRDGIGPKEQRPKRMELAWGVVESNQVGTDEWVQLNKLIGSENVVCINMGTGTLDDARYWVEYCNAPTGTYWADKRAEYGHPEPYGIKYWCLGNEVDGAPWIVGHKNADDYVKFAVEAAKVMRLSSPATKLEFIANGPSYYQDNLDWVEWTATVVKGLYGIADYLSMHRYWDPSDDYYVFVGQRGLDLEERIEIVAGQIKAVHTIKQKRPMYVSVDEWAPPFRGGHLSTLALAQYFNAFVRHADVVKMANYTLLTSLLSRDPKTDATYKSPLFYTFKLFSTRCRGTALATAVNCDTFRTSDHYDKIPYLDVSSVYDEKAQQVIINVVNRHKDEPIATDIRSLTGAFTGTATVSSVTSADVSNQPYTYEARDAYPPKVEHVAAQGPTLHWVFPAHSFTQIVVAVNR from the coding sequence ATGAAGACTCCCCTGCTCCGCCTCGCTTCGCTCCTCCTGCTCGCGCCGCTCGGTGCGTTCGCCGCGACGGCCACCATCAAGGTCGACATCGATCACGCGATCGCCCCAGTCGACCCGCGCATCTATGGCGTCTTCATGGAGCCGATCGGATTCAACCGGCCCGAGATGAAGTTCAACACGCTCTACGGACCGCTCTACGACCCGAAGTCGCCACTGGCCGACGAGCACGGCTTCCGCAAGGACATGCTCGACGCCGCCCGCGAACTGCAGCTCACGCAGATGCGCTGGCCCGGCGGCAACTTCGTCGCCGGCTACGACTGGCGCGACGGCATCGGCCCGAAGGAGCAGCGCCCGAAGCGCATGGAGCTCGCCTGGGGCGTCGTCGAGAGCAATCAGGTCGGCACCGACGAGTGGGTCCAACTCAACAAGCTGATCGGCTCCGAGAACGTCGTCTGCATCAACATGGGCACCGGCACCCTCGACGACGCGCGCTACTGGGTGGAATATTGCAACGCGCCCACCGGCACCTACTGGGCCGACAAGCGCGCCGAATACGGCCACCCCGAACCTTACGGCATCAAGTATTGGTGCCTCGGCAACGAGGTCGATGGCGCACCTTGGATCGTCGGCCACAAGAACGCCGACGACTACGTGAAGTTCGCCGTCGAGGCCGCCAAGGTCATGCGGCTTAGCTCACCCGCCACCAAGCTCGAGTTCATCGCCAACGGTCCTTCCTACTATCAGGACAACCTCGACTGGGTCGAATGGACCGCGACCGTCGTCAAAGGTCTCTACGGCATCGCCGACTATCTCTCGATGCACCGCTATTGGGATCCTTCGGATGACTATTACGTCTTCGTGGGCCAGCGCGGTCTCGACCTCGAGGAGCGCATCGAGATCGTCGCCGGCCAGATCAAGGCCGTTCACACGATCAAGCAGAAGAGGCCGATGTATGTCTCCGTCGACGAATGGGCGCCGCCCTTCCGCGGCGGGCATCTCTCGACGCTCGCGCTCGCGCAGTATTTCAACGCCTTCGTCCGCCACGCCGACGTCGTCAAGATGGCTAACTACACCCTGCTGACCTCGCTCCTCTCGCGCGACCCGAAGACCGACGCGACCTACAAGTCGCCGCTGTTCTACACGTTCAAGCTCTTCTCCACCCGCTGCCGCGGCACCGCCCTCGCCACCGCGGTCAACTGCGACACGTTCCGCACGAGCGACCACTACGACAAGATCCCCTACCTCGACGTCTCCTCCGTTTACGACGAAAAGGCGCAGCAGGTCATCATCAACGTCGTCAACCGGCACAAGGACGAGCCGATCGCGACCGACATCCGCAGCCTCACCGGCGCCTTCACCGGCACGGCGACGGTAAGCTCGGTCACGAGCGCCGACGTTTCCAACCAGCCCTACACCTACGAAGCGCGCGACGCCTATCCGCCCAAGGTCGAACATGTCGCCGCGCAAGGCCCGACCCTCCACTGGGTGTTCCCCGCACACTCGTTCACCCAGATCGTCGTCGCCGTGAACCGATAG
- a CDS encoding carboxylesterase/lipase family protein — translation MKTPLLRFASLLALMPVCFLIAADGPADRPAPVLTEYGLVQGAAEQDLTVYRGIPFAAAPVSELRWRAPHPAAKWDGVRETTSFAADPYQGDGKGNVSEDCLYLNIWTPAKSARERLPVLVWIYGGGFSFGSTSTPVHNGEHLARKGVVLVTLNYRVGPLGFLAHPELSAESPHHVSGNYGLQDQIAGLKWVKKNIAGFGGDPERVTIFGESAGGISVSMLCASPEAKGLFRGAISQSGGSFGPVRVTTYPGENMRGLADAEQAGVAYMKKAGAASIAELRQLAPDKLPAGWGSGAAWPIVDGWVIPNDQYKLYSAGRYNQVDILVGYNSDEGLSFSREKTPDEFIAGVKARYGKFADDLLKVYPVGTDSVPKTARDLMRDAAFGWHTWAWATFQARAGDSKVFYYYFDQHAEHPAGSPEADHGTPHGVDVPYVFQTLDPKNPNTTPADLAMSDLLSTYWTNFAKRGDPNGAGVPAWPRFTDGDRRVMYFHNGATVGPVPSADALAVLDRYFAWRRTPEGEAASK, via the coding sequence ATGAAGACTCCCCTGCTTCGTTTCGCGTCGCTGCTGGCGCTCATGCCGGTGTGCTTCCTGATCGCCGCCGACGGACCTGCCGACCGGCCCGCGCCCGTGTTGACCGAATATGGACTCGTGCAGGGCGCCGCTGAACAGGACCTGACGGTCTATCGCGGCATCCCGTTTGCCGCGGCGCCGGTGAGTGAACTTCGCTGGCGCGCGCCCCACCCCGCCGCCAAATGGGACGGCGTGCGCGAGACGACGAGCTTCGCCGCCGATCCCTACCAGGGTGACGGCAAGGGAAACGTGAGCGAGGACTGCTTGTACCTGAACATTTGGACGCCTGCTAAATCCGCCCGCGAGCGGTTGCCGGTGCTCGTCTGGATTTACGGCGGCGGATTCTCGTTCGGCTCCACCTCCACGCCCGTCCACAACGGCGAGCACCTCGCGCGCAAAGGCGTCGTACTCGTTACGCTCAATTACCGCGTCGGCCCGCTTGGTTTCCTCGCCCATCCGGAACTCAGCGCCGAATCCCCGCATCACGTTTCGGGCAACTACGGGCTGCAGGACCAGATTGCCGGCCTGAAGTGGGTGAAGAAAAATATCGCGGGCTTCGGCGGCGACCCGGAGCGCGTGACGATCTTCGGCGAGTCCGCCGGCGGCATTTCCGTCTCCATGCTCTGCGCCTCGCCCGAGGCGAAGGGGCTGTTCCGCGGCGCGATTTCCCAAAGCGGTGGTTCGTTCGGACCGGTGCGGGTGACCACCTATCCCGGCGAAAACATGCGCGGCCTCGCTGACGCCGAGCAGGCCGGCGTCGCTTACATGAAGAAGGCCGGCGCGGCCTCGATCGCCGAGCTCCGCCAACTCGCGCCCGACAAGCTGCCCGCCGGTTGGGGCAGCGGCGCTGCGTGGCCGATCGTCGACGGCTGGGTGATCCCCAATGACCAATACAAGCTCTACTCCGCCGGCCGTTACAACCAGGTCGACATCCTCGTCGGCTACAACTCCGACGAGGGCCTGAGCTTCTCGCGTGAGAAGACGCCCGACGAGTTCATCGCCGGCGTGAAGGCGCGCTACGGCAAGTTCGCCGACGACCTGCTCAAGGTCTATCCCGTCGGGACCGACTCCGTCCCGAAGACCGCCCGCGACCTCATGCGCGACGCCGCCTTCGGCTGGCACACGTGGGCCTGGGCCACGTTTCAAGCGCGGGCCGGCGACTCGAAGGTCTTCTATTACTACTTCGACCAACACGCCGAGCACCCGGCGGGCTCGCCCGAGGCCGACCACGGCACGCCGCACGGCGTCGACGTGCCCTACGTTTTCCAGACGCTCGATCCCAAGAACCCGAACACGACGCCCGCCGACCTCGCGATGTCGGATCTGCTCTCGACCTACTGGACGAATTTCGCCAAACGCGGCGATCCCAACGGCGCCGGCGTCCCCGCGTGGCCACGATTCACCGATGGCGATCGCCGCGTGATGTATTTCCACAACGGTGCCACGGTTGGCCCGGTCCCCAGCGCCGATGCGCTCGCTGTGCTCGACCGCTACTTCGCCTGGCGCCGGACGCCCGAGGGCGAAGCCGCTTCGAAATGA
- a CDS encoding ABC transporter substrate-binding protein: MKRSLLVAAFALLACTVSQAKLTVGFAQTGSESVWRAANSESIKSEAEKQGIDLRFVDAQSNVDNQMKALRSFIADQVDAIVLAPLVVSGWEAVLQDAKAAGIPVIIMDRKIVADPSLYATFIGSDFFKEGQMAAEWILAHADQKRKIVELQGEPGSSAANERQRAFASTMATHTSDGFRIVARKVANFRRDQGRQAMAELLTTHGSDIEIVFAHNDDMALGAIEAIEAVGRSPGRDIMVVSIDAIKTAVEAVASGKLNCTVECNPLFGPKVIEAVVRLTSGGTVMKETFNKDIVIDASNAAQLLPSRQY, from the coding sequence ATGAAACGTTCCCTCCTCGTTGCCGCGTTCGCATTGCTCGCGTGCACCGTAAGCCAGGCCAAGCTCACCGTCGGTTTCGCCCAAACAGGCTCCGAGAGCGTTTGGCGAGCTGCCAACTCGGAGTCCATCAAGTCGGAAGCGGAAAAGCAGGGCATCGACCTGCGTTTCGTCGATGCGCAAAGCAACGTGGACAATCAGATGAAGGCGCTCCGCAGTTTTATCGCCGACCAGGTCGACGCGATCGTACTCGCCCCGCTGGTGGTCAGCGGCTGGGAAGCCGTGCTGCAGGACGCCAAGGCCGCCGGCATTCCCGTGATCATCATGGACCGCAAGATCGTCGCGGACCCGTCACTCTACGCCACGTTCATCGGCTCAGATTTTTTCAAGGAAGGCCAGATGGCGGCGGAATGGATCCTCGCCCATGCCGATCAGAAAAGGAAAATCGTCGAGCTGCAGGGTGAGCCCGGTTCATCGGCCGCCAATGAGCGCCAGCGCGCGTTCGCCTCGACCATGGCGACGCACACGAGCGACGGTTTCCGGATCGTCGCGCGCAAGGTGGCCAATTTCCGTCGCGATCAGGGTCGCCAGGCGATGGCCGAACTCCTGACGACGCACGGTTCCGACATCGAGATCGTCTTCGCCCACAACGACGACATGGCCCTCGGCGCAATCGAGGCCATCGAGGCAGTGGGCCGCAGCCCGGGACGAGACATCATGGTCGTCTCGATCGACGCGATCAAAACGGCCGTCGAGGCGGTCGCCTCCGGCAAACTGAACTGCACGGTGGAATGCAATCCCCTCTTCGGCCCCAAGGTGATCGAAGCCGTCGTCCGACTCACGAGTGGCGGCACCGTCATGAAGGAGACGTTCAACAAAGATATCGTCATCGACGCGTCGAACGCCGCGCAACTCCTGCCCAGCCGGCAGTACTGA
- a CDS encoding family 43 glycosylhydrolase, translating into MSGARIGIGLAALCVVGSAFGTNPLILDQFTADPTARVFEGKVYVYPSHDILATEGRGRPGWFCMEDYHVFSSVNLTDWTDHGVILTQTGVDWVNADSYSLWAPDCIARDGKYYFYFPAIPKSGEKGFRIGVAVADQPAGPFRPEPAPIEGVRGIDPCVFIDHDGTPYLYYSHRKIFVAKLQDNMRQLAGPVQTIANLPAKGLIEGPFVFERNGIYYLTYPHVENRIERLEYAIADHPLGPFKPAGVILDESASGCWTVHQSIIEYRGQWYLFYHDRDLSPNFDKARSIRADRLFFNEDGTIRKVIPTLRGVGLVAADGEIQIDRTSATSGAAVVVSFLNAASPAAGWKLALNDVGAWVRFDQVDFAQGGQKLMQARSRSASGGTIEVRLDAIDGPVLARLQIDPGTEWTMVSSPVHHVSAGVHDLFATLVGGHPVELDWLRFE; encoded by the coding sequence ATGAGCGGAGCCCGCATCGGCATCGGACTCGCCGCCCTGTGCGTCGTCGGCTCCGCCTTCGGCACCAATCCGCTGATCCTGGACCAGTTCACCGCGGATCCAACGGCGCGCGTCTTCGAGGGCAAGGTCTACGTTTACCCATCGCATGATATCCTCGCCACCGAGGGCCGGGGCCGGCCCGGCTGGTTCTGCATGGAGGACTATCACGTCTTCTCCTCGGTAAATCTCACCGATTGGACCGATCACGGCGTGATCCTCACGCAGACGGGCGTCGATTGGGTCAACGCTGACAGCTACAGCCTGTGGGCGCCCGACTGCATAGCTCGCGACGGCAAGTACTACTTCTATTTCCCCGCAATTCCGAAATCAGGCGAAAAGGGCTTCCGAATCGGCGTCGCGGTCGCGGACCAGCCCGCGGGGCCCTTCAGGCCGGAACCGGCGCCGATCGAAGGCGTGCGTGGGATCGATCCCTGCGTGTTCATCGATCACGACGGCACCCCTTATCTGTACTATTCCCACCGCAAGATCTTCGTCGCGAAACTGCAGGACAACATGCGCCAGCTCGCCGGTCCCGTGCAGACGATCGCGAACCTGCCGGCGAAGGGGCTGATCGAGGGGCCGTTCGTTTTCGAGCGAAACGGGATCTACTATCTCACCTATCCGCACGTGGAGAATCGGATCGAGCGGCTGGAATACGCGATCGCCGATCACCCGCTCGGTCCGTTCAAGCCCGCCGGCGTCATCCTCGACGAATCCGCCAGTGGTTGCTGGACCGTGCATCAGTCGATCATCGAGTACCGCGGCCAATGGTACTTGTTCTATCACGACCGCGATCTTTCGCCGAACTTCGACAAGGCCCGGTCGATTCGCGCCGACCGGCTGTTCTTCAACGAGGATGGCACGATCCGCAAAGTCATTCCCACGCTGCGCGGCGTGGGTCTCGTTGCCGCCGACGGCGAAATCCAGATCGACCGCACCAGCGCCACCAGTGGCGCTGCCGTCGTGGTGTCGTTCCTGAACGCCGCGAGCCCTGCCGCGGGCTGGAAACTCGCGCTGAACGACGTTGGCGCGTGGGTCCGCTTCGACCAGGTGGATTTTGCGCAAGGCGGGCAGAAGCTGATGCAGGCGCGGTCGCGGTCCGCGTCCGGCGGTACCATCGAAGTCCGGCTCGACGCGATTGACGGCCCGGTACTGGCCCGGCTCCAGATCGATCCAGGTACCGAATGGACGATGGTATCCTCGCCGGTTCACCACGTTTCCGCCGGCGTGCACGATCTGTTTGCAACCCTCGTGGGCGGCCATCCGGTCGAACTCGACTGGCTCCGGTTCGAGTGA
- a CDS encoding glycoside hydrolase family 43 protein → MNFVRPLLVATFLATAAVDGARAAPASFDWFEYTGQESSADGERPPAGYRNPILTGFYPDPSICQVGQDYYLINSTFAYFPGIPIFHSRDLVNWKQLGHVINRPQQLPYDGLGVSRGLFAPTISHHEGTFYVACTMADAGGNFVVTASNPAGPWSDPTWLHFEGIDPSLFFDDDGRAWMLNNGAPEGTPLYDGHRAIWIQEFDPSARKMIGPRMVLVNGGVDISQKPVWIEGPHIYKHGGWYYLCCAEGGTSVNHSQVIFRSRKVDGPYVPWAQNPILTQRGLDGKVPDAVTSTGHADLVIGPDGQWWSIFLGVRPYEGRFSPMGRETFLLPVTWTDDGWPRILEPGRRVPLVAPAPTGSRLHSEPSYLNGNFTWRDDFDKAGLSPFWIMLRAPVESWWTLAKGRLALEPQAEALSGRGNPSFLARRVQHARFTASTSVAVPRETGVSAGLAVFQGERFHYFLAVKRDAEGVTLGLEQLRGGPAEVIRSVRIDAASDVALRVEAHAGTCSFSYAVQPGSWQVLAADADAKLLTTEVAGGFVGATVGLHARKEGDARPTTAPAD, encoded by the coding sequence ATGAACTTCGTCCGTCCTCTGCTCGTCGCCACTTTCCTCGCTACTGCCGCCGTCGATGGGGCGCGGGCCGCGCCCGCGAGCTTCGACTGGTTCGAGTATACCGGCCAGGAGTCGAGCGCCGATGGCGAGCGTCCGCCAGCCGGCTATCGTAATCCGATCCTCACCGGTTTCTATCCCGACCCGAGCATCTGCCAGGTGGGTCAGGACTACTACCTCATCAATTCAACCTTCGCCTACTTTCCCGGGATCCCGATCTTTCACAGCCGTGACTTGGTGAATTGGAAACAGCTCGGCCACGTGATCAATCGTCCGCAGCAACTGCCCTACGACGGACTCGGCGTGTCGCGCGGACTCTTTGCCCCCACGATCAGTCATCACGAAGGCACTTTCTACGTCGCGTGCACGATGGCGGACGCCGGCGGAAACTTCGTCGTGACCGCCTCGAACCCGGCCGGCCCGTGGTCCGATCCCACCTGGCTGCACTTCGAGGGCATCGATCCGTCGCTCTTTTTCGACGATGACGGACGTGCCTGGATGCTCAACAACGGCGCGCCCGAAGGCACCCCGCTCTACGATGGCCATCGCGCGATCTGGATTCAGGAGTTCGATCCTAGCGCGCGCAAAATGATCGGGCCGCGCATGGTCCTCGTGAACGGCGGCGTCGATATTTCACAAAAACCCGTCTGGATCGAAGGGCCCCACATCTACAAACACGGGGGCTGGTATTACCTTTGCTGCGCCGAGGGCGGAACGAGCGTGAATCACTCCCAGGTGATCTTCCGCAGCCGGAAAGTCGACGGGCCGTACGTTCCGTGGGCGCAGAATCCAATTCTCACGCAACGTGGTCTCGACGGGAAAGTGCCCGACGCGGTCACGTCGACCGGCCACGCCGATCTCGTCATCGGTCCCGACGGGCAATGGTGGTCCATTTTCCTTGGCGTACGCCCGTATGAGGGGCGGTTCTCGCCCATGGGCCGCGAGACCTTTTTGTTGCCGGTGACGTGGACCGACGACGGCTGGCCTCGCATCCTCGAGCCGGGCCGGCGCGTGCCGCTCGTGGCGCCGGCGCCCACCGGTTCGCGCCTCCACTCTGAGCCGTCGTATTTGAACGGCAATTTCACCTGGCGCGATGACTTCGACAAGGCCGGGTTGTCGCCGTTCTGGATCATGCTGCGCGCGCCGGTCGAATCCTGGTGGACGTTGGCCAAGGGTCGTCTGGCGCTCGAACCGCAGGCGGAAGCTCTCTCAGGCCGGGGCAACCCGAGCTTCCTCGCCCGGCGGGTGCAACACGCCCGATTCACCGCGTCCACCTCGGTCGCCGTGCCGAGGGAAACCGGCGTCTCGGCCGGCCTCGCCGTCTTCCAGGGCGAGCGGTTCCACTACTTTCTCGCGGTCAAACGCGACGCGGAAGGCGTCACGCTCGGGCTCGAGCAGCTCCGCGGTGGCCCGGCCGAAGTGATCCGCTCTGTCCGGATCGATGCGGCATCTGACGTGGCCCTGCGGGTCGAGGCGCACGCCGGCACGTGTTCATTCTCTTATGCGGTCCAACCGGGCTCCTGGCAGGTCCTGGCCGCCGACGCCGATGCGAAACTGCTGACCACGGAGGTCGCCGGCGGGTTCGTCGGCGCGACCGTCGGGCTGCACGCGCGAAAAGAGGGTGACGCGCGGCCGACGACGGCGCCGGCGGATTGA
- a CDS encoding XylR family transcriptional regulator: MNAPLVRSSRKVLVAAAIAPPECIRGITRHARAHDWHLVMDMLFTGALPRGWNGSGVLALGAHQPELLAHLQASGLPCVVLTDGDPIVDLPRVEPDHRAIGRLAADHFLERAHRSFAWAPFLNDAANRERLAGFQERLAEHGRTCRLLPPAHTRIGPYWQDNWDDYRRNLAAELLRLPRPTAIFAFNDCTAANVIDCCQDAALAVPEDVAVLGVGNSLVCELSPVPLSSVDDDMTELGYRAALLLESVLSGAGTATRTLRIPPRGIVTRLSSDMAAVTDPRVARALHYIAEHYSNPMLTVCQVAEALGMSRRNLERSFRDETGCTIHENIIAVRMREASRLLRMHPSTKTSDVAGLVGISGVGTFCRTFRRHFGMSPQAHRDWVLRAEAEPPARPRRPQPATAVRMKITAA; this comes from the coding sequence ATGAACGCGCCTCTCGTCCGATCTTCCCGCAAGGTGCTCGTGGCGGCGGCCATCGCCCCGCCCGAGTGTATCCGCGGAATCACCCGTCACGCCCGCGCCCATGACTGGCACCTCGTCATGGACATGTTATTCACCGGCGCCCTGCCGCGCGGCTGGAACGGCAGCGGCGTTCTCGCCCTCGGGGCGCACCAGCCGGAACTGCTGGCCCATTTGCAGGCGTCCGGCCTGCCGTGCGTGGTGCTCACCGACGGCGACCCGATCGTGGACCTGCCGCGGGTTGAACCCGATCACCGCGCGATCGGCCGGCTGGCCGCGGACCATTTTCTGGAGCGCGCGCATCGCAGCTTCGCCTGGGCGCCGTTCCTGAACGACGCGGCCAACCGCGAACGGCTCGCCGGATTTCAGGAACGGCTCGCCGAGCATGGTCGCACCTGCCGTCTCCTGCCGCCGGCCCACACGCGCATCGGCCCCTACTGGCAGGACAATTGGGACGACTACCGGCGCAACCTCGCCGCCGAACTGCTGCGGCTCCCGCGGCCGACCGCCATCTTCGCGTTCAACGACTGCACCGCCGCCAACGTCATCGACTGCTGTCAGGATGCGGCGCTCGCCGTGCCGGAGGACGTTGCCGTGCTCGGCGTCGGCAATTCCCTCGTCTGCGAGCTCTCGCCGGTGCCGCTCTCGAGCGTGGATGACGACATGACGGAACTCGGTTACCGCGCCGCCCTGCTTTTGGAAAGTGTGCTCAGTGGCGCCGGCACCGCCACGCGAACGCTCCGCATTCCGCCGCGGGGGATCGTGACCCGGCTGAGCAGCGACATGGCGGCGGTGACTGATCCGCGCGTCGCCCGCGCGCTGCACTACATCGCCGAGCACTACTCGAACCCGATGCTGACCGTCTGTCAGGTGGCCGAAGCGCTGGGGATGTCCCGGCGCAACCTGGAGCGAAGCTTTCGCGATGAGACGGGTTGCACCATCCACGAGAACATCATTGCCGTGCGGATGCGGGAGGCGTCCCGGCTGCTGCGCATGCATCCCAGCACCAAGACATCCGATGTGGCCGGCTTGGTCGGTATCAGCGGAGTCGGCACGTTCTGCCGCACGTTTCGCCGGCATTTTGGCATGAGCCCCCAGGCGCACCGCGATTGGGTGCTGCGGGCCGAGGCTGAGCCACCGGCCCGGCCCCGCCGGCCCCAGCCGGCGACCGCCGTCCGGATGAAAATCACGGCGGCCTGA